The following proteins come from a genomic window of Gimesia chilikensis:
- a CDS encoding MarR family winged helix-turn-helix transcriptional regulator, whose amino-acid sequence MEQDHQPATISPASEKDWRSLQHQEFVEQVDLLIRTAHMIRTALNNSFAHLEINEVRYAALKVIDAIRESGCSQSELARKLGQSESNICTLIERMESDQLVVRRQSQQDRRKRVLQVTEAGYLILERVKEYHGNVSQRLLAALTPDQRRQLTGMLQTLLKAAQVQRSQRETVRTVADSPAPYALRDIPAA is encoded by the coding sequence ATGGAACAGGATCACCAACCAGCGACCATCTCTCCTGCAAGCGAGAAAGACTGGAGATCACTGCAGCACCAGGAATTTGTCGAACAGGTCGATCTTTTGATTCGCACCGCTCACATGATCCGCACGGCATTGAATAACAGTTTTGCCCACCTGGAGATTAACGAAGTTCGGTATGCTGCCTTGAAGGTGATTGACGCCATTCGGGAATCCGGCTGCTCCCAGTCGGAACTGGCACGCAAACTGGGTCAGTCTGAATCCAACATCTGCACACTGATCGAGCGGATGGAAAGTGATCAACTGGTTGTACGCCGACAGTCTCAGCAGGATCGTCGAAAACGGGTTCTGCAGGTGACAGAAGCAGGCTACCTGATTCTGGAGCGTGTCAAAGAGTACCACGGCAACGTTTCACAACGCCTGCTGGCCGCACTCACTCCGGATCAGCGCCGTCAATTAACCGGCATGCTGCAGACATTACTCAAAGCAGCCCAGGTTCAACGTTCGCAACGGGAAACAGTACGTACCGTTGCCGACTCCCCTGCCCCTTATGCCTTACGTGATATTCCTGCCGCCTGA
- a CDS encoding sulfatase codes for MQINAAHAESKPNVVVIYADDLGYGDLACFGHPTIKTPHLDQMAEEGMKFTQFYSAAPVCTPSRAALLTGRYPIRSGMCSDKRRVLFPDSGGGIPASEVTLAEAMKSAGYRTACVGKWHLGHLPQFLPTSNGFDSYFGIPYSNDMDRVADRKMGRKIFLDPKVKYWNVPLMRDTDIVEQPADQTTITKRYTEEAIKFIKQDQKQPFFLYLAHNMPHVPLFRSPAFADKSLRGLYGDVIEEIDWSVGQVLQTLRDEGLDQNTIVWFSSDNGPWLIFDAQGGSAGLLRDGKGSTWEGGMREPTLAWWPGHIPAGTVSQEQGSTMDIYTTSIKLAGGAVPTDRVVDGVDLTPVLTQSGPGPRDEMVYYRGTKLMAIRKGPWKAHFITKPAYGREPFKEHDPPVLYHLEHDPSEKYDVAKDHPEVIKELKAAAEKHRKTVKPVPSQLEIPLTQK; via the coding sequence ATGCAAATCAATGCTGCTCATGCAGAATCAAAGCCGAATGTGGTTGTGATCTATGCGGATGACCTGGGATATGGGGATCTGGCCTGCTTCGGGCACCCCACGATCAAGACTCCCCATCTGGATCAGATGGCGGAGGAGGGAATGAAATTCACCCAGTTTTATTCTGCCGCTCCGGTATGTACGCCCAGTCGAGCCGCGTTATTAACGGGGCGCTATCCCATTCGATCTGGGATGTGCAGTGATAAACGCCGAGTGCTGTTTCCCGATTCAGGAGGCGGTATTCCAGCCAGCGAAGTCACACTGGCAGAAGCGATGAAATCAGCCGGCTATCGTACAGCGTGTGTCGGTAAATGGCACCTGGGTCATCTGCCTCAATTCCTGCCGACCAGCAATGGATTTGACAGCTATTTCGGCATCCCCTATTCCAACGATATGGACCGGGTCGCTGACCGTAAGATGGGTCGAAAGATCTTCCTCGATCCGAAGGTCAAATACTGGAACGTCCCCCTGATGCGGGACACGGATATCGTGGAACAACCTGCCGATCAGACCACAATCACCAAACGCTATACCGAAGAGGCGATCAAGTTTATCAAACAGGATCAGAAGCAGCCGTTCTTCCTGTACCTGGCCCACAATATGCCGCATGTGCCGCTGTTCCGCTCTCCGGCATTTGCAGACAAAAGTCTGCGGGGCCTGTATGGTGATGTCATTGAGGAGATTGACTGGAGCGTCGGTCAGGTACTGCAGACACTGCGCGATGAGGGACTGGACCAGAATACGATCGTCTGGTTTTCCAGCGACAACGGTCCGTGGCTCATCTTTGACGCCCAGGGAGGCTCAGCGGGCCTGTTACGTGATGGTAAAGGGAGCACCTGGGAAGGGGGCATGCGTGAGCCGACACTGGCCTGGTGGCCCGGTCATATTCCTGCGGGAACGGTCTCCCAGGAACAGGGGAGCACGATGGACATCTACACGACCTCCATCAAGCTGGCAGGTGGTGCTGTCCCCACAGATCGCGTTGTTGATGGTGTAGACCTCACTCCGGTTCTGACGCAGAGCGGTCCCGGCCCGCGCGATGAAATGGTTTATTATCGCGGCACAAAACTGATGGCGATCCGCAAAGGACCGTGGAAGGCACATTTCATCACCAAACCCGCATACGGCCGGGAACCATTTAAGGAACATGATCCGCCGGTACTATACCACCTGGAGCATGATCCTTCCGA